A stretch of the Leptospira kirschneri serovar Cynopteri str. 3522 CT genome encodes the following:
- a CDS encoding MGMT family protein: protein MKHKKVNSEISFFKEVYVLVKKVPKGRVTSYGRIAALLGKPRAARAVGYALNALSKDQEQKVPWQRVINSQGKISFRGDTGRSILQKKILEDEGIKFDSADKIDWKVFGWPDMPPSKSLPKKRKLTSINVVKRKKRK, encoded by the coding sequence GTGAAACATAAAAAAGTAAATTCGGAAATTTCATTTTTTAAGGAAGTTTACGTTTTAGTAAAAAAAGTTCCCAAAGGCAGAGTAACTTCTTACGGTAGAATAGCGGCGCTTTTAGGAAAGCCTAGGGCAGCTCGCGCCGTCGGATACGCGTTAAACGCTCTTTCTAAGGATCAAGAACAAAAAGTTCCTTGGCAAAGAGTTATCAATAGCCAGGGAAAAATTTCCTTTCGAGGAGATACAGGTCGTTCAATTTTACAAAAGAAAATTCTTGAAGATGAAGGAATCAAATTCGATTCTGCGGACAAGATAGATTGGAAAGTATTTGGTTGGCCAGATATGCCCCCATCCAAATCACTTCCTAAAAAAAGAAAACTTACATCTATCAATGTTGTTAAACGGAAAAAACGAAAATAG